The Tepidibacter aestuarii genome contains a region encoding:
- the uvrB gene encoding excinuclease ABC subunit UvrB: MFEKRGGLVEFKIESNFKPTGDQPQAIEQIVNSINNNNKFTSLLGVTGSGKTFTMANVIEKVQKPTLIMAHNKTLAAQLYSEFKDFFPNNAVEYFVSYYNHYQPEAYVAHTDTYIEKDASVNDEIDKLRHSATAAILERKDVIIISSVSCIYGLGDPKDYKELMISLRPGMQRDRDVVIKELVSIQYERNDINFERGTFRVRGDIIEIMPANSDDTGIRIEFFGDEIDRITEINYITGEIIGSRNHIAIFPASHYVTNSERLEKALQNIEEELNDRVKYFKENEKLLEAQRIEQRTNYDIEMLKEIGFCQGIENYSRHITGRKEGDKPYTLMDFFPDDYLIIVDESHVTVPQVRGMYGGDRSRKESLIENGFRLPSAYDNRPLNFSEFEENINQMLFVSATPGPYEIQNSNEFAEQIIRPTGLLDPEIDVRPINNQIDNLLSEINDIVSKKERVLVTTLTKRMSEDLTDYLKNAGIKVKYLHSDIETLERTEIIRDLRIGKFDVLVGINLLREGLDIPEVSLVAILDADKEGFLRSETSLIQTVGRAARNKNGRVIMYADKITRSMESAINETNRRREIQQKYNEENNIIPQSINKDIKDVIEATQVADEEVAYGISSNIDKDELKENINRLKDEMMEAAKNLQFERAANLRDKIAELEERIEK, encoded by the coding sequence ATGTTCGAAAAAAGAGGTGGTTTGGTGGAATTTAAGATAGAATCTAACTTTAAGCCGACGGGGGATCAGCCACAGGCTATAGAGCAAATTGTAAATTCAATAAATAACAATAATAAGTTTACGAGTTTATTAGGAGTTACGGGATCAGGTAAAACTTTTACAATGGCAAATGTAATAGAGAAGGTTCAAAAACCAACGCTTATTATGGCACATAATAAGACATTAGCTGCTCAATTATACAGTGAGTTTAAGGATTTCTTTCCAAATAATGCAGTTGAGTATTTTGTAAGCTATTACAATCACTATCAGCCAGAGGCTTATGTTGCGCATACAGATACTTATATAGAAAAAGACGCATCTGTTAATGATGAGATAGATAAGCTACGACATTCTGCGACTGCAGCAATACTTGAAAGAAAAGATGTAATAATAATATCATCTGTATCTTGCATATATGGACTTGGAGATCCTAAAGATTATAAGGAACTTATGATATCTTTAAGACCTGGTATGCAAAGGGATAGAGATGTAGTTATAAAGGAATTAGTAAGCATACAATATGAGAGAAATGATATTAACTTTGAAAGAGGTACATTTAGAGTAAGAGGTGATATTATAGAGATAATGCCTGCTAATTCAGATGATACAGGAATTAGAATAGAATTTTTCGGAGATGAAATAGATAGAATAACAGAGATTAATTACATAACTGGAGAAATAATAGGCAGCAGAAACCATATAGCTATATTCCCTGCATCTCATTATGTAACAAATTCTGAAAGGCTTGAAAAAGCTCTACAAAATATAGAGGAAGAACTAAATGATAGAGTGAAATACTTTAAAGAAAATGAGAAACTACTAGAAGCACAAAGAATTGAACAAAGAACTAACTACGATATAGAGATGTTAAAGGAGATAGGCTTTTGTCAAGGAATAGAGAATTATTCAAGACACATAACAGGAAGAAAAGAAGGAGATAAACCTTATACATTGATGGACTTTTTTCCAGACGATTACCTCATAATAGTTGATGAATCACATGTTACAGTACCGCAGGTAAGAGGTATGTATGGAGGCGATAGATCTAGAAAAGAATCATTAATAGAGAATGGATTTAGACTGCCGTCTGCTTATGATAATAGGCCTTTAAACTTTAGTGAATTTGAGGAAAACATAAATCAAATGCTATTTGTATCTGCAACACCTGGTCCTTATGAGATTCAAAATTCTAATGAATTTGCAGAGCAAATTATAAGACCTACGGGGCTTTTAGATCCTGAAATAGACGTAAGACCTATAAATAATCAAATAGATAATTTATTAAGCGAGATAAATGATATAGTTTCTAAAAAAGAGAGAGTATTGGTTACAACACTTACAAAGAGGATGTCAGAAGATTTAACTGATTACTTAAAAAATGCTGGAATTAAGGTTAAATATCTACATTCAGATATAGAAACACTTGAAAGAACCGAGATTATAAGAGATTTAAGGATTGGTAAGTTTGATGTATTAGTAGGAATTAACCTTTTAAGAGAAGGTCTTGATATTCCAGAGGTATCATTAGTTGCGATACTTGATGCTGATAAAGAAGGATTTTTAAGATCTGAAACATCTCTTATACAGACTGTAGGAAGAGCTGCAAGGAATAAGAATGGTAGGGTTATAATGTATGCAGATAAAATAACAAGATCTATGGAAAGCGCCATAAATGAAACTAATAGAAGAAGAGAAATACAACAAAAATACAATGAGGAAAATAATATAATTCCTCAAAGTATAAACAAGGATATAAAGGATGTAATAGAGGCAACTCAAGTAGCAGATGAAGAAGTTGCATATGGAATAAGCAGTAATATAGATAAAGATGAATTAAAGGAAAATATAAATAGACTTAAAGATGAAATGATGGAAGCTGCAAAGAATCTTCAATTTGAAAGAGCTGCTAATTTAAGAGACAAAATAGCTGAGCTTGAGGAAAGGATTGAAAAATAA
- a CDS encoding YbjQ family protein, which translates to MILVNTDFITGKEIETLEVVKGSTIRSKHVGKDILSGLKTIVGGELTAYKEMLDEARKIAVKRMVDEAENLGADGIINIRYSTSNIMQGAAEILVVGTAVKFK; encoded by the coding sequence ATGATATTAGTAAATACTGATTTTATAACGGGAAAAGAAATTGAGACTTTAGAGGTTGTTAAAGGTTCGACGATAAGATCTAAGCATGTAGGAAAGGATATTTTAAGTGGATTAAAAACAATTGTTGGCGGAGAGCTTACAGCATATAAAGAGATGTTGGATGAAGCTCGTAAAATAGCGGTTAAAAGAATGGTTGATGAAGCAGAAAATCTTGGGGCGGATGGAATAATAAATATAAGATATTCAACAAGTAACATTATGCAAGGTGCAGCCGAAATTTTAGTTGTTGGAACAGCAGTAAAATTTAAATAA